A single window of Neurospora crassa OR74A linkage group VII, whole genome shotgun sequence DNA harbors:
- a CDS encoding pectate lyase A: protein MSLNMKSLSLLAVASLASAGATNTNLQTTFPTPSGTTALPAVKTIAAGGSFDGGMYQWDRWPSTCNQQSEGGDKDAVFILEDGATLSNVVIGPNNGEGVHCKGRCTLNNIWWTDVCEDAATFKQTSGTSYVNGGGARHASDKVLQHNGGGTVAVKNFYATDIGKLYRSCGNCKTQHQRSSTFTNVHVEGAKVVAGVNANYGDKTTIKNSCIKDSSVCWLYEGTSNNSKEPKKIGSGPSGTACAVAALKTSGC from the exons ATGTCTCTCAACATGAaatccctctccctcctcgccgtggcctccctcgcctccgcaggcgccaccaacaccaacctgCAAACCACCTTCCCCACCCCCTCCGGCACCACCGCCCTCCCCGCCGTCAAGACCATCGCGGCCGGCGGCAGCTTCGACGGCGGCATGTACCAATGGGACCGCTGGCCGTCGACCTGCAACCAGCAGTCCGAGGGCGGCGACAAGGACGCCGTGTTCATCTTGGAGGACGGCGCCACGCTGAGCAACGTGGTGATTGGTCCCAACAACGGCGAGGGCGTGCATTGTAAGGGGAGATGTACTTTGAACAACAT ctGGTGGACAGACGTCTGCGAAGACGCCGCGACATTCAAGCAAACCTCCGGTACCTCCTACgtcaacggcggcggcgcgcgTCACGCGAGCGACAAGGTCCTGCAGcacaacggcggcggcaccgtGGCCGTCAAGAATTTCTACGCCACCGACATTGGCAAGCTGTACCGCTCGTGCGGCAACTGCAAGACGCAGCACCAGCGGTCGTCGACGTTTACCAATGTCCATGTCGAGGGCGCCAAGGTGGTCGCCGGCGTGAACGCCAACTATGGCGACAAGACGACCATCAAGAACTCGTGCATCAAGGACTCGAGCGTCTGCTGGCTGTATGAGGgaaccagcaacaacagcaaggaGCCCAAGAAGATTGGTAGTGGACCGAGCGGAACTGCTTGTGCTGTTGCGGCGCTGAAGACTTCTGGGTGCTAA
- the stk-51 gene encoding protein kinase, variant — protein sequence MSLIPYHPREGREIVLRHRNAIVVRDPLTQRLEIRGLQLHECPTCHQPLRTSPESHVDDDSDRRESYVDPDYFRMLRDGHNGQTSSNPRPPSSPIRRLVRPVPAIDDRGNEVGVQNAEFVSSEPVPSETTRIKKEAFAPNYFETFFHEERTLGRGGKGVVMLVRHEIDGCNLGHFACKRVPVGDDHAWLGKVLVEVELLAKLSHPNLVSYRFSWVEDVKINKFGPKVACAFILQQYCNGGDLQQYVIGDLLKEPTIEQIKAQRRRRSKGFIERPSVTQRQLPFKEIFSLFKDITSGLAYLHTANYIHRDLKPSNCLLHREGGRTSCLISDFGEVQPENAVRVSTGSTGTISYCAPEVLIKDASGKYGNFTTKSDIFSLGMILYFMCFGRLPYANANSLHEELEDIDLLRSEITDWKGFEDERRERPDLPAKLYQLLKRLLAINPAERPSANEVLSAMKNESSLDGLGGNSTGSVPSIGLAGRRIQDLDSPMPPSTPMPDHRHAKVSSSPDEDLPSSVDGYPPVSDTRQKGASDMLELGPVSRNGSVVAPHPSPPAITTPLLMPPPSTRLEQMRHCAVLTRYHAGMWLDANGLSLGVLLRLAFLAIKIFSLSWICWPYASNLSILTSVFALAILDLLHPVGRPEPRRGSNVMLGVPPPGSRRGSSYEQANNQNSQLHDHNGHMVRASPDIAPIYDNEQYRRAGTVVGWKTSVSLLLLHFAILWVTNHMGLLCAVGRWSHWPPPDLPHDEIV from the exons ATGTCACTCATCCCATACCATCCCCGCGAAGGGCGTGAGATTGTGCT CCGCCATCGCAATGCCATTGTTGTCCGCGATCCCCTCACGCAGCGCCTCGAGATCCGCGGCCTCCAGCTTCACGAATGCCCCACCTGTCACCAGCCCCTGCGAACCTCTCCCGAGAGTCATGTCGACGATGATTCGGACCGTCGCGAGTCCTACGTCGACCCCGACTACTTCCGTATGTTGCGCGACGGCCACAACGGCCAGACTTCGTCCAACCCACGCCCGCCCTCGAGCCCCATCCGCCGCTTGGTCCGTCCGGTCCCTGCCATAGACGATCGTGGAAACGAAGTGGGCGTACAGAATGCCGAATTCGTCAGCAGCGAGCCTGTGCCCTCCGAGACCACCCgcatcaagaaggaggctTTTGCCCCAAACTACTTTGAAACCTTTTTCCACGAGGAGCGTACCCTCGGCCGCGGTGGCAAGGGCGTCGTTATGCTTGTGCGCCATGAGATCGACGGTTGCAACTTGGGTCACTTTGCATGCAAGCGCGTGCCCGTGGGCGATGACCACGCCTGGCTGGGCAAGGTGCTTGTCGAAGTCGAGTTGCTCGCCAAACTGTCGCATCCAAACCTGGTTTCGTACCGCTTCTCGTGGGTCGAGGATGTCAAGATCAACAAGTTCGGCCCCAAGGTCGCATGTGCCTTCATTCTCCAGCAGTACTGCAACGGCGGCGATCTGCAGCAATATGTCATTGGCGACCTGCTCAAGGAGCCAACCATAGAGCAGATCAAGGCCCAAAGACGCCGCCGATCCAAGGGTTTCATCGAGCGGCCTAGCGTCACACAGCGCCAGTTGCCCTTCAAGGAGATCTTCTCGCTGTTCAAGGACATCACTTCCGGTCTTGCTTACCTCCACACCGCCAACTACATTCACAGGGATCTCAAACCCAGCAACTGTCTTTTGCATCGCGAGGGTGGTCGTACTAGCTGTCTCATCAGTGATTTCGGCGAGGTTCAGCCCGAAAATGCCGTCCGCGTGTCAACCGGGTCGACTGGCACCATCTCTTACTGTGCTCCCGAGGTGTTGATCAAGGACGCAAGCGGCAAGTACGGTAACTTTACGACAAAATCGGATATCTTCTCGCTCGGAATGATTCTCTATTTTATGTGTTTCGGGCGGTTGCCATATGCCAATGCTAATTCGCTCCacgaggagctggaggataTTGATTTACTGCGCAGTGAGATCACGGACTGGAAGGGTTTTGAAGATGAACGACGCGAGCGCCCCGACCTTCCCGCAAAGTTATACCAGCTGCTTAAGCGGCTTCTTGCTATCAACCCAGCCGAGCGTCCGAGTGCAAATGAGGTTTTGAGTGCCATGAAGAATGAGTCAAGCTTAGACGGGTTGGGAGGGAATTCTACGGGTTCTGTCCCATCGATTGGCCTAGCCGGGCGGCGGATACAGGATCTAGATTCTCCCATGCCTCCCAGCACGCCTATGCCAG ACCACAGACATGCCAAAGTTTCTTCATCTCCAGACGAGGATCTTCCCTCGTCAGTTGATGGTTACCCGCCAGTATCCGATACCCGCCAAAAGGGCGCATCCGATATGCTTGAACTTGGCCCAGTTTCTAGGAACGGCAGCGTCGTCGCCCCGCACCCATCTCCACCAGCCATCACAACCCCGTTGCTCATGCCACCACCTAGCACCCGGCTTGAGCAGATGAGGCACTGCGCAGTGCTAACACGGTATCACGCTGGGATGTGGCTGGACGCAAATGGACTTTCCCTTGGAGTGCTGCTTAGGCTTGCCTTTTTGGCCATCAAAATCTTTTCGCTGTCATGGATTTGCTGGCCGTACGCTTCTAATCTCAGCATTCTGACATCGGTTTTTGCCCTGGCGATTCTGGACCTGCTGCACCCAGTTGGGAGGCCGGagccaagaagaggaagcaatGTCATGCTTGGGGTACCTCCTCCCGGGAGTAGGCGAGGAAGCAGCTACGAGCAAGCGAACAACCAGAATAGCCAGTTGCATGACCATAACGGGCACATGGTTAGGGCCTCTCCTGACATTGCTCCTATCTACGACAACGAACAGTACAGGAGAGCGGGGACGGTGGTAGGTTGGAAAACAAGTGTTTCCCTGTTGTTGTTACATTTCGCCATTCTCTGGGTCACAAATCACATGGGCTTGCTCTGTGCCGTTGGGAGATGGTCCCACTGGCCACCTCCTGATTTGCCACACGATGAGATTGTTTGA
- the stk-51 gene encoding protein kinase yields MFGPLSLNSRHRNAIVVRDPLTQRLEIRGLQLHECPTCHQPLRTSPESHVDDDSDRRESYVDPDYFRMLRDGHNGQTSSNPRPPSSPIRRLVRPVPAIDDRGNEVGVQNAEFVSSEPVPSETTRIKKEAFAPNYFETFFHEERTLGRGGKGVVMLVRHEIDGCNLGHFACKRVPVGDDHAWLGKVLVEVELLAKLSHPNLVSYRFSWVEDVKINKFGPKVACAFILQQYCNGGDLQQYVIGDLLKEPTIEQIKAQRRRRSKGFIERPSVTQRQLPFKEIFSLFKDITSGLAYLHTANYIHRDLKPSNCLLHREGGRTSCLISDFGEVQPENAVRVSTGSTGTISYCAPEVLIKDASGKYGNFTTKSDIFSLGMILYFMCFGRLPYANANSLHEELEDIDLLRSEITDWKGFEDERRERPDLPAKLYQLLKRLLAINPAERPSANEVLSAMKNESSLDGLGGNSTGSVPSIGLAGRRIQDLDSPMPPSTPMPGQSPAASSSDAPSLTVSEHTDHRHAKVSSSPDEDLPSSVDGYPPVSDTRQKGASDMLELGPVSRNGSVVAPHPSPPAITTPLLMPPPSTRLEQMRHCAVLTRYHAGMWLDANGLSLGVLLRLAFLAIKIFSLSWICWPYASNLSILTSVFALAILDLLHPVGRPEPRRGSNVMLGVPPPGSRRGSSYEQANNQNSQLHDHNGHMVRASPDIAPIYDNEQYRRAGTVVGWKTSVSLLLLHFAILWVTNHMGLLCAVGRWSHWPPPDLPHDEIV; encoded by the coding sequence ATGTTTGGGCCTCTGTCCCTCAACAGCCGCCATCGCAATGCCATTGTTGTCCGCGATCCCCTCACGCAGCGCCTCGAGATCCGCGGCCTCCAGCTTCACGAATGCCCCACCTGTCACCAGCCCCTGCGAACCTCTCCCGAGAGTCATGTCGACGATGATTCGGACCGTCGCGAGTCCTACGTCGACCCCGACTACTTCCGTATGTTGCGCGACGGCCACAACGGCCAGACTTCGTCCAACCCACGCCCGCCCTCGAGCCCCATCCGCCGCTTGGTCCGTCCGGTCCCTGCCATAGACGATCGTGGAAACGAAGTGGGCGTACAGAATGCCGAATTCGTCAGCAGCGAGCCTGTGCCCTCCGAGACCACCCgcatcaagaaggaggctTTTGCCCCAAACTACTTTGAAACCTTTTTCCACGAGGAGCGTACCCTCGGCCGCGGTGGCAAGGGCGTCGTTATGCTTGTGCGCCATGAGATCGACGGTTGCAACTTGGGTCACTTTGCATGCAAGCGCGTGCCCGTGGGCGATGACCACGCCTGGCTGGGCAAGGTGCTTGTCGAAGTCGAGTTGCTCGCCAAACTGTCGCATCCAAACCTGGTTTCGTACCGCTTCTCGTGGGTCGAGGATGTCAAGATCAACAAGTTCGGCCCCAAGGTCGCATGTGCCTTCATTCTCCAGCAGTACTGCAACGGCGGCGATCTGCAGCAATATGTCATTGGCGACCTGCTCAAGGAGCCAACCATAGAGCAGATCAAGGCCCAAAGACGCCGCCGATCCAAGGGTTTCATCGAGCGGCCTAGCGTCACACAGCGCCAGTTGCCCTTCAAGGAGATCTTCTCGCTGTTCAAGGACATCACTTCCGGTCTTGCTTACCTCCACACCGCCAACTACATTCACAGGGATCTCAAACCCAGCAACTGTCTTTTGCATCGCGAGGGTGGTCGTACTAGCTGTCTCATCAGTGATTTCGGCGAGGTTCAGCCCGAAAATGCCGTCCGCGTGTCAACCGGGTCGACTGGCACCATCTCTTACTGTGCTCCCGAGGTGTTGATCAAGGACGCAAGCGGCAAGTACGGTAACTTTACGACAAAATCGGATATCTTCTCGCTCGGAATGATTCTCTATTTTATGTGTTTCGGGCGGTTGCCATATGCCAATGCTAATTCGCTCCacgaggagctggaggataTTGATTTACTGCGCAGTGAGATCACGGACTGGAAGGGTTTTGAAGATGAACGACGCGAGCGCCCCGACCTTCCCGCAAAGTTATACCAGCTGCTTAAGCGGCTTCTTGCTATCAACCCAGCCGAGCGTCCGAGTGCAAATGAGGTTTTGAGTGCCATGAAGAATGAGTCAAGCTTAGACGGGTTGGGAGGGAATTCTACGGGTTCTGTCCCATCGATTGGCCTAGCCGGGCGGCGGATACAGGATCTAGATTCTCCCATGCCTCCCAGCACGCCTATGCCAGGTCAGTCACCCGCCGCGTCCTCCTCGGATGCGCCTTCGCTGACCGTTTCTGAGCACACAGACCACAGACATGCCAAAGTTTCTTCATCTCCAGACGAGGATCTTCCCTCGTCAGTTGATGGTTACCCGCCAGTATCCGATACCCGCCAAAAGGGCGCATCCGATATGCTTGAACTTGGCCCAGTTTCTAGGAACGGCAGCGTCGTCGCCCCGCACCCATCTCCACCAGCCATCACAACCCCGTTGCTCATGCCACCACCTAGCACCCGGCTTGAGCAGATGAGGCACTGCGCAGTGCTAACACGGTATCACGCTGGGATGTGGCTGGACGCAAATGGACTTTCCCTTGGAGTGCTGCTTAGGCTTGCCTTTTTGGCCATCAAAATCTTTTCGCTGTCATGGATTTGCTGGCCGTACGCTTCTAATCTCAGCATTCTGACATCGGTTTTTGCCCTGGCGATTCTGGACCTGCTGCACCCAGTTGGGAGGCCGGagccaagaagaggaagcaatGTCATGCTTGGGGTACCTCCTCCCGGGAGTAGGCGAGGAAGCAGCTACGAGCAAGCGAACAACCAGAATAGCCAGTTGCATGACCATAACGGGCACATGGTTAGGGCCTCTCCTGACATTGCTCCTATCTACGACAACGAACAGTACAGGAGAGCGGGGACGGTGGTAGGTTGGAAAACAAGTGTTTCCCTGTTGTTGTTACATTTCGCCATTCTCTGGGTCACAAATCACATGGGCTTGCTCTGTGCCGTTGGGAGATGGTCCCACTGGCCACCTCCTGATTTGCCACACGATGAGATTGTTTGA
- a CDS encoding purine nucleoside permease, with protein sequence MRSFSCWAAAALQLVHYLGPATAAAVHHHGNHTGRIAPKAFIISMFEPETDGWMTNMVESGTGNLTDIKIDVPGLSMLYPQVACTADKSVCQLTAGESEINAAASIMALVLSHKFDLRQTYFVVGGIAGVNPKYSTLGGVALSRYVIQVALQYELDAREMPDNFSTGYFAYGTKGPNQYPSTLYGTEVFEVNEALRDVAYKFAQKAKLADSAAGAEYRAKYKEAGAAYAAATEGPSVVKCDTATSDVYYSGTLLSEAFEKVTRVWTNGTGDYCMSAQEDNAVLEVLVRGAIQGLVDFGRVIVMRTGSDFDRPPPNVTSYQHLMTDQNGFEIATTNLGRAGVEIVRGILQGWEHTFRKGIKPTNYIGDIFGSLGGQPNFGPGSQTNGTGYAAAPKQARAQLRARGYRGPSVVRRRI encoded by the exons ATGCGGTCTTTCTCGTGTTGGGCAGCTGCTGCCCTGCAGTTGGTTCACTACCTAGGCCCGGCTACCGCTGCGGCCGTCCATCACCATGGGAACCACACGGGGAGAATAGCCCCCAAGGCTTTCATCATCAGCATG TTCGAGCCCGAAACGGACGGCTGGATGACAAACATGGTGGAATCGGGCACCGGAAACTTGACCGACATCAAGATCGACGTGCCCGGGCTGTCCATGCTGTACCCTCAGGTGGCATGCACGGCGGACAAGTCTGTATGCCAGTTGACGGCCGGAGAGAGCGAGATCAACGCGGCAGCGAGTATCATGGCGCTGGTGCTCTCTCACAAGTTCGACCTCCGTCAGACATACTTTGTGGTCGGCGGCATCGCAGGTGTCAACCCCAAGTACTCGACCCTTGGCGGTGTTGCGCTCTCTCGTTATGTCATCCAGGTCGCTCTGCAGTACGAGCTGGATGCGCGTGAGATGCCGGATAACTTCAGCACGGGATACTTTGCGTACGGCACCAAGGGACCGAACCAGTACCCTTCCACCCTCTATGGCACTGAGGTGTTTGAAGTCAACGAAGCGCTGCGGGACGTAGCGTATAAGTTTGCGCAAAAGGCAAAGCTGGCTGATTCGGCAGCGGGAGCCGAGTACCGGGCCAAGTACAAGGAGGCCGGGGCTGCGTACGCTGCCGCCACCGAAGGGCCGAGTGTTGTCAAGTGCGACACGGCCACCAGCGATGTGTACTACTCGGGCACTCTGCTCAGCGAAGCCTTTGAGAAGGTGACGCGGGTGTGGACGAACGGCACGGGCGATTACTGCATGTCGGCGCAGGAAGACAACGCCGTGCTCGAGGTGCTCGTCCGCGGAGCCATCCAGGGCCTTGTCGACTTTGGCCGTGTGATTGTCATGCGGACCGGATCCGACTTTGACAGGCCTCCGCCGAACGTCACATCCTACCAGCACCTGATGACGGACCAGAACGGCTTCGAGATTGCCACGACCAACCTGGGCAGGGCGGGCGTCGAGATTGTTCGCGGCATTCTGCAGGGCTGGGAACACACTTTCCGAAAGGGCATCAAGCCCACCAACTATATCGGCGATATCTTTGGCAGCTTGGGAGGACAGCCCAACTTTGGACCGGGAAGCCAGACCAATGGCACCGGCTATGCGGCCGCACCCAAACAGGCGAGGGCGCAACTGAGGGCAAGGGGATATCGTGGCCCTTCTGTGGTGCGACGTCGCATTTGA
- a CDS encoding high-affinity glucose transporter, which produces MVLFKRPPDEKGSVWFSVLIGVFVAFGGLLFGYDTGTISGVIAMKYWNERFSTGYIDADGRPAISPSQSSLIVSILSAGTFFGALASPLLADKIGRRWGIIISSWVFNFGVSMQVISVAIPLFVAGRFFAGLGVGLLSALVPLYQSETAPKWIRGMIVGVYQLAITIGILFAAIVNNGTHEREDTGSYRIPIALQWLFSLTLIIGMHFLPETPRYCIKRGDMTRATRALARIRCLSPNDPAILAEMEEIRANYQYELSLGNSSYLDCFRKGMLKRMLTGMVLQILQQLTGVNFIFYYGTQFFENSGISNSFLISMILATVNVLSTVPAVFMFDKFGRRPLLLWGGVAMHICHFIVATLGTSTTSQTATGVIIVLNVAAQKASITFVCLFIAFFAATWGPLAWVVTAELYPLKHRSQMLSISTATNWLVNWAIAYSTPYLVNYGPGYANLQSKIFFVWGTACMLCVGFVYFYIYETKGLSLEEIDEMYQTPNLKAKDSSKWRPSVHFRETPLTEITYHKATGGSPAQAEAAPVAETAERAEREAVPTLPNLTTAPKIGPPPPPPESDDVLKTLQDAVLRPAGAFAHPATLNPAWNSHSPLSAQIAPSNLPSSSLASNRSAPSLGTTPNEGGTSSPHPARRSFGR; this is translated from the exons ATGGTTCTATTCAAGCGCCCTCCCGATGAGAAGGGGTCCGTATGGTTCTCCGTTCTGATCGGCGTCTTCGTGGCCTTTGGCGGTCTTCTTTTTGGCTATGACACCGGCACCATCAGCGGCGTCATTGCCATGAAATATTGGAACGAGCGTTTCTCCACTGGCTACATCGATGCTGATGGGAGGCCGGCCATTAGCCCGTCCCAATCTTCCCTCATTGTGTCTATCCTTTCGGCTGGTACCTTCTTCGGTGCTTTGGCTTCTCCCTTGCTGGCGGATAAGATTGGTCGGCGATGGGGTATCATCATATCCTCTTGGGTCTTCAACTTTGGCGTGTCCATGCAAGTAATTTCTGTCGCCATTCCTCTGTTTGTAGCCGGGAGATTCTTTGCCGGCCTTGGAGTTGGCCTGCTTTCGGCTCTTG TCCCGCTCTATCAATCCGAGACCGCCCCCAAATGGATCCGTGGAATGATCGTAGGCGTATATCAACTTGCAATCACCATCGGCATCCTTTTCGCCGCCATAGTCAATAATGGCACTCATGAACGGGAGGACACCGGCTCGTACAGAATTCCCATTGCTCTCCAGTGGCTCTTCTCGCTCACTCTCATCATTGGCATGCACTTCCTTCCCGAAACTCCCAGGTATTGCATCAAGCGAGGCGACATGACCCGTGCCACCCGAGCCCTGGCCAGAATCCGCTGCCTGTCGCCCAATGATCCCGCCATCCTTGCGGAGATGGAAGAGATCCGTGCAAACTACCAATATGAACTGTCACTCGGTAACAGCAGCTACCTGGACTGCTTCCGTAAGGGCATGTTGAAGAGGATGCTCACAGGCATGGTACTTCAAATCCTGCAGCAACTTACCG GCGTCAACTTCATTTTTTACTACGGTACTCAATTCTTCGAGAACTCGGGCATCTCGAATTCCTTCTTGATTAGTATGATCCTAGCCACAGTCAACGTTCTCTCGACGGTCCCCGCTGTCTTCATGTTCGACAAGTTCGGTCGCCGCCCTTTACTCTTGTGGGGTGGTGTAGCCATGCACATATGCCACTTTATCGTCGCTACACTCGGTACATCGACAACGAGTCAGACTGCCACCGGGGTCATTATCGTGCTCAACGTTGCTGCTCAAAAAGCATCAATCACTTTTGTGTGCTTGTTCAttgccttcttcgccgcAACATGGGGTCCCTTGGCGTGGGTGGTAACTGCAGAATTGTACCCACTGAAGCATCGGTCGCAGATGTTGAGCATTAGCACAGCTACAAAC TGGTTAGTAAACTGGGCCATCGCCTACTCGACTCCTTACCTCGTCAACTATGGTCCCGGGTACGCAAACCTCCAGTCAaagatcttcttcgtctgGGGTACGGCCTGCATGCTCTGCGTCGGCTTTGTCTACTTTTACATCTATGAGACAAAGGGTCTATCTCTGGAGGAGATCGACGAAATGTACCAGACACCAAATCTCAAGGCTAAGGACAGCAGCAAGTGGCGGCCGAGCGTCCATTTCCGAGAAACCCCGCTCACGGAGATCACATACCACAAGGCTACTGGTGGAAGTCCTGCTCAGGCCGAGGCTGCTCCAGTAGCTGAGACCGCGGAGAGAGCTGAGCGCGAGGCTGTTCCTACCCTTCCTAATCTTACTACAGCTCCCAAGATtgggcctcctcctcctcctcctgaaAGTGACGATGTCCTGAAGACTCTGCAAGACGCTGTCCTTCGTCCTGCAGGAGCTTTCGCCCACCCTGCTACGCTGAACCCGGCCTGGAATTCCCATTCTCCCTTGTCCGCACAAATTGCGCCGTCGAATCTTCCGTCTTCCTCTCTTGCTTCCAACAGGTCTGCCCCGTCCCTGGGCACGACTCCCAACGAAGGTGGAACTAGTTCACCCCACCCAGCGCGAAGAAGCTTCGGGCGTTGA